One Carbonactinospora thermoautotrophica DNA segment encodes these proteins:
- the qcrB gene encoding cytochrome bc1 complex cytochrome b subunit — MNAKPRLAGPAEFLDERVSLASLTRHNLRKVFPDHWSFLLGEIALYSFVVLLLSGTFLTFFFKPSMAEVVYQGSYVPLRGIPVSEAYASTLDISFDVRAGLLMRQIHHWSALLFVTAISVHLLRIFFTGAFRKPRELNWLIGVVMLILAVLEGFAGYSLPDDLLSGMGLRIAAGIVLSIPIVGTYLHFMIFGGEFPGTEIIPRLYIAHVLLVPALLLALITVHLMLIVYQKHTQFPGPGRTDRNVVGLPLLPVYTAKAGGFFFVVFGVCALLGGMVQINPIWAYGPYNPVDATTDAQPDWYIGWLEGALRAMPGWEFTVFGWTFPMSAFIPAILLPGLMFTLLALYPFIEAWITGDHREHNVLDRPRNRPTRTAIGVAAITFFTVLIINGGNDVIAADFDLSLNQITWFTRIGLVVLPLIAFFVTRAACLGLQARDRERLLHGEETGVIKRLPSGEYVEVHTPLPAATRYALSNYEAPKPLELPSPVDENGVRRQVSHTERVRVRLNQWWYGRRVEPPSAEEQRQITRREG; from the coding sequence GTGAACGCGAAGCCCCGCCTGGCCGGCCCCGCCGAGTTCCTGGACGAGCGGGTTTCCCTCGCGTCACTCACACGGCACAACCTGCGCAAGGTCTTCCCGGACCACTGGTCCTTCCTGCTGGGCGAGATCGCCCTGTATTCCTTCGTCGTGCTGCTGCTGTCCGGCACGTTCCTGACGTTCTTCTTCAAGCCGTCGATGGCGGAGGTCGTCTACCAGGGCTCGTACGTGCCGCTGCGCGGCATCCCCGTGTCCGAGGCCTACGCCTCCACCCTGGACATCAGCTTCGACGTGCGGGCCGGGCTGCTCATGCGGCAGATCCACCACTGGTCGGCGCTGCTGTTCGTCACCGCGATCAGCGTGCACCTGCTGCGGATCTTCTTCACCGGGGCCTTCCGCAAGCCGCGCGAACTCAACTGGCTGATCGGCGTGGTGATGCTGATACTCGCCGTCCTCGAGGGCTTCGCCGGCTACTCCCTCCCCGATGACCTGCTGTCCGGGATGGGGCTGCGTATCGCGGCCGGGATCGTCCTGTCGATCCCCATCGTGGGCACCTACCTGCACTTCATGATCTTCGGAGGCGAGTTCCCGGGCACGGAGATCATCCCCCGGTTGTACATCGCACACGTGCTGCTCGTGCCCGCCCTGCTGCTCGCGCTGATCACGGTGCACCTGATGCTGATCGTCTACCAGAAGCACACCCAGTTCCCCGGCCCCGGGCGTACCGACCGCAACGTCGTCGGGCTGCCGCTCCTGCCTGTCTACACGGCCAAGGCCGGCGGGTTCTTCTTCGTGGTCTTCGGCGTGTGCGCCCTGCTCGGCGGGATGGTGCAGATCAACCCGATCTGGGCCTACGGCCCGTACAACCCCGTCGACGCGACCACCGACGCCCAACCGGACTGGTACATCGGCTGGCTGGAGGGAGCGCTGCGCGCGATGCCGGGCTGGGAGTTCACCGTGTTCGGCTGGACCTTCCCTATGAGCGCCTTCATCCCCGCGATCCTGCTCCCCGGGCTAATGTTCACCCTGCTCGCGCTGTACCCGTTCATCGAGGCCTGGATCACCGGTGACCATCGCGAGCACAACGTGCTCGACCGGCCCCGCAACCGGCCCACCCGCACCGCAATCGGTGTCGCCGCCATCACCTTCTTCACCGTCCTGATCATCAACGGCGGCAACGACGTCATCGCCGCCGACTTCGACCTGTCGCTGAACCAGATCACCTGGTTCACCCGCATCGGGTTGGTAGTCCTCCCGCTGATCGCCTTCTTCGTCACCCGCGCGGCATGCCTGGGCCTGCAGGCGCGGGACCGGGAGCGTCTCCTGCACGGGGAGGAGACCGGCGTCATCAAGCGGCTGCCCAGCGGCGAGTACGTCGAGGTCCACACGCCGCTGCCCGCCGCGACCCGCTACGCGCTCTCCAACTACGAGGCGCCCAAGCCGCTCGAGCTGCCCTCGCCCGTCGACGAGAACGGTGTGCGCCGGCAGGTAAGCCACACCGAACGCGTCCGGGTCCGGCTCAACCAGTGGTGGTACGGGCGGCGCGTCGAGCCGCCGAGCGCCGAGGAGCAGCGCCAGATCACGCGGCGCGAAGGGTGA
- a CDS encoding DUF2243 domain-containing protein, with protein MAHGQITTAEQVATRSSVLGLLIGFGLGGFVDGILLDQILQWHHMLSSTRAYPPTTLGGLQLTTACSTSAPG; from the coding sequence ATGGCCCACGGGCAGATCACGACAGCCGAGCAGGTGGCTACGCGATCGTCCGTCCTCGGGCTGCTGATCGGCTTCGGTCTGGGCGGGTTCGTGGACGGGATCTTGCTCGACCAGATCCTCCAATGGCACCACATGCTGTCCAGCACCCGCGCCTACCCGCCGACCACTCTTGGCGGGCTCCAGCTCACGACGGCTTGTTCCACGTCGGCGCCTGGCTGA
- a CDS encoding YihY/virulence factor BrkB family protein: MAKGTASWLLVRRTVLAAWEHRVLGLAAEAGFWGLLSLPPLLLTLLSLIGYVTDALSPLQVDALEEAMLEIASGLLVPSVVTSVVHPLVHQMLTQGRSDVASLAFVGSLWAGSTATHTYVNTIAIAYGKRDARSAVRSRLLALALYLGGVVVSAVLLPLLVVGPRVLGHLLPARVATVVHSPVGYWAVVLPGCAVVITTLYRMTVPGRSRWWAHLPGGVLAAVGWAVGSLGLRWYVRFAFAHANIYGPLAAPAAALLFLYVTALAVLVGAELNAQLARQPRAEAAPTRAVALALPRR; the protein is encoded by the coding sequence GTGGCGAAGGGGACGGCGAGCTGGCTGCTGGTGCGGCGGACCGTGCTGGCGGCGTGGGAGCACCGGGTGCTGGGCTTGGCGGCCGAGGCCGGGTTCTGGGGGCTGCTGTCGCTGCCGCCGCTGTTGCTGACCCTGCTGAGCCTGATCGGCTACGTCACCGACGCGCTGTCACCGCTTCAGGTGGACGCGCTGGAGGAGGCGATGCTGGAGATCGCCTCCGGGCTGCTCGTCCCCTCCGTGGTGACCTCGGTGGTGCACCCGTTGGTCCACCAGATGCTCACCCAGGGGCGCAGCGACGTCGCCTCCCTGGCGTTTGTCGGGTCGCTGTGGGCCGGGTCCACCGCGACCCACACGTACGTGAACACGATCGCGATCGCCTACGGCAAGCGGGACGCCCGTTCGGCGGTCCGCAGCCGGCTGCTGGCGTTGGCCCTGTACCTGGGGGGAGTGGTGGTCAGCGCGGTGCTGCTGCCCCTGCTCGTGGTCGGGCCGCGGGTGCTCGGGCACCTGCTCCCGGCGCGGGTCGCGACCGTGGTCCACTCGCCGGTCGGGTACTGGGCGGTGGTGCTGCCCGGGTGCGCCGTCGTGATCACCACGCTGTACCGGATGACGGTGCCGGGACGCAGCCGCTGGTGGGCGCACCTGCCCGGCGGGGTCCTGGCGGCCGTGGGATGGGCGGTCGGCAGCCTGGGGCTGCGCTGGTACGTGCGGTTCGCGTTCGCCCACGCCAATATCTACGGTCCGCTGGCGGCACCTGCGGCGGCCCTGCTGTTCCTGTACGTGACGGCCCTCGCGGTGCTGGTGGGCGCCGAGCTCAACGCGCAGCTCGCGCGCCAGCCCCGGGCCGAGGCCGCGCCCACCCGGGCCGTGGCGCTCGCGCTGCCGCGCCGCTGA
- a CDS encoding PfkB family carbohydrate kinase → MLTGEPAATSADPRGLFVGLATLDMVYRVPEHPGPNRKVVAVRQDLAAGGPAANAAVTFAALGGAARLVTGLGAHPLGRFAAAELAGRGVVVRDTAMEWAEPPAVASILVQDSTGERAVVSTHAAGMTVTPPDDLAVEVAKADVLLVDGHHPALALPAARAAAEASVPVILDGGSWKLATEKLLPYVTVAACSADFRVPGCASPPEAARALARYGVVTVLVTRGPDPVLWWSGGRSGSVPVPQVVARDTLGAGDVFHGALCWAVALGADVVVPEAAVRFAAAVAALRCSIVGPRAWLDDPALAELARSFPKEFPG, encoded by the coding sequence GTGTTGACCGGGGAGCCGGCCGCGACGTCCGCTGATCCGCGCGGCCTGTTCGTCGGGTTGGCCACGCTGGACATGGTCTACCGCGTCCCGGAGCACCCCGGCCCGAACCGCAAGGTCGTGGCGGTGCGGCAGGATCTCGCCGCCGGCGGCCCGGCCGCCAACGCCGCGGTCACCTTCGCGGCGCTCGGGGGCGCGGCGAGGCTGGTGACCGGGCTCGGCGCGCACCCCCTGGGCCGGTTCGCCGCCGCGGAGCTGGCCGGGCGCGGCGTCGTGGTTCGCGACACCGCTATGGAGTGGGCCGAGCCGCCCGCCGTGGCCAGCATCCTGGTCCAGGACTCCACCGGCGAGCGGGCGGTGGTGTCGACGCACGCGGCCGGGATGACCGTGACCCCGCCGGACGATCTCGCCGTCGAGGTGGCGAAGGCGGACGTGCTGCTGGTAGACGGCCACCACCCGGCGCTGGCGCTGCCCGCCGCCCGGGCGGCGGCCGAGGCCAGCGTGCCTGTGATCCTGGACGGCGGCAGCTGGAAGCTGGCCACCGAGAAGCTGCTGCCGTACGTGACCGTGGCCGCCTGCTCGGCGGACTTCCGGGTGCCCGGCTGCGCTTCCCCGCCGGAGGCGGCGCGCGCCCTGGCACGGTACGGGGTGGTGACCGTGCTGGTCACCCGCGGCCCGGATCCGGTGCTGTGGTGGTCCGGCGGGCGGTCCGGGTCTGTCCCGGTGCCGCAGGTCGTCGCCCGGGACACGCTCGGCGCCGGGGACGTCTTCCACGGCGCGTTGTGCTGGGCCGTGGCGCTGGGCGCGGACGTGGTCGTGCCGGAGGCCGCGGTGAGGTTCGCGGCGGCCGTGGCCGCGCTCCGGTGCTCGATCGTCGGCCCGCGCGCCTGGCTCGACGACCCGGCCCTGGCGGAACTGGCGCGGTCCTTTCCCAAGGAGTTCCCGGGTTGA
- a CDS encoding DUF456 domain-containing protein, with amino-acid sequence MDTTGLVLVGLTLLVGLAGVVLPVLPGLLLCWAAVLVWALVERTAVAWAVLGVATLLIGLSQVAKYLVPGRRMRAAGVPWSSLALGGALGVVGFFLVPVAGLVLGFVLGVYAAEWLRLRTREGAWRSTVHALKAVGLSILIELAAGLLVTATWLGAVLLG; translated from the coding sequence ATGGACACCACCGGCCTCGTGCTCGTCGGGCTGACGCTCCTGGTCGGCCTCGCCGGTGTGGTCCTGCCCGTCCTCCCCGGCCTCCTGCTGTGCTGGGCCGCCGTGCTCGTCTGGGCGCTGGTGGAGCGGACCGCGGTGGCGTGGGCGGTGCTCGGTGTCGCGACCCTTCTGATCGGGCTCAGCCAGGTGGCCAAGTACCTCGTCCCGGGGCGGCGGATGCGTGCGGCCGGTGTCCCGTGGAGCAGCCTGGCGTTGGGCGGCGCCCTAGGGGTCGTCGGGTTCTTCCTGGTCCCCGTGGCTGGCCTCGTCCTGGGATTCGTGTTGGGTGTCTACGCGGCGGAATGGCTACGGCTCAGGACCCGCGAGGGAGCCTGGCGGTCGACCGTCCACGCCCTGAAGGCGGTCGGGCTGTCGATCCTGATCGAACTCGCCGCCGGGCTGCTCGTGACCGCGACCTGGTTGGGCGCGGTCCTGCTCGGCTGA
- a CDS encoding WD40 repeat domain-containing protein, translating into MGPLIDAVNLMPLVRLGEDVRPLAVRVRERVAHHLRTKPVIEHAAYARLAALQLGQALRAEAPAGDAAWWPRWAWSRHIPTWHVVTSVSGVLPSIALTLDRCGRPLAVTAAWDRGPTAHDLLTGVLTGAATTSVGGSAVAAACLPDGSLLAAVAGTREVRLFDLRSNRALARVDAPEDELIGALALDCAPDGRLFLAAAASDGPTRVWELGQDLDVARTLTLNSLVQVKALDVRVLSSGRPVLAAGDDTGVTRVWDLEADCLLGVPLRWPGAQIRGVALRERADERWALAVTDMWGHLVAWDLGRDAAWDAHHARLLRQPVPAHQSALSNLAMLWLDDERLALASVTVFGKIYLWYPADHGAPKPVSGSFGVSGQRAAEPGDGHPPLAHALTVVDLPRFGRVLMTCDEAGRIRLFDADTGTAHGVFTSHGGPFNQLAAGRTGDGRPILAASGDGAQVQVWDPARGPNCLLRIRHAKGYIAGLAVAERPGRPTVIVSADSQGHVRVSDPLTGRAARRGWQLPKDAWIANLAVVSLPDGTTAVMTSERSGVLRTWSLDTGKQIAEPVNAGCEQSRHLTAGTLPAGKPVVVTSGRQKTLQAWLFENGAWRRGWARELPDDPAEAVVLGTLSDGDPILLSVHHAGAARIWAAESGELLHTIELGASFSTAVFVRPGRVALAGEDSGVLTLDLYPGLAGRSG; encoded by the coding sequence ATGGGCCCGCTGATCGATGCTGTGAACCTGATGCCGCTCGTCCGGCTGGGCGAGGACGTGCGGCCACTGGCTGTCCGGGTACGGGAGCGGGTCGCGCACCATCTGCGGACCAAGCCCGTCATCGAACATGCCGCGTACGCCCGCCTGGCCGCGCTGCAGCTCGGCCAGGCACTGCGCGCCGAGGCGCCAGCGGGTGACGCCGCGTGGTGGCCGCGCTGGGCGTGGTCGCGGCACATCCCCACGTGGCACGTGGTGACGAGCGTGTCCGGGGTGCTGCCCTCGATCGCGCTGACACTCGACCGATGTGGCCGGCCCCTGGCGGTCACGGCCGCCTGGGATCGGGGGCCGACCGCGCACGACCTGCTGACCGGGGTGCTGACCGGCGCGGCGACCACGTCCGTGGGCGGCTCGGCGGTAGCCGCCGCCTGCCTCCCCGACGGGTCGCTGCTGGCCGCGGTGGCTGGCACCCGGGAAGTGCGGCTGTTCGACCTGAGGTCCAACAGGGCGCTCGCCCGAGTGGACGCACCTGAGGACGAGCTGATCGGCGCGTTGGCGCTGGACTGCGCCCCTGACGGGCGGCTGTTCCTCGCGGCGGCCGCCTCGGACGGGCCGACCCGGGTGTGGGAGCTGGGCCAGGACCTCGACGTGGCGCGGACATTGACGCTGAACTCCCTGGTCCAGGTCAAGGCGCTGGACGTGCGCGTGCTGTCGAGCGGCCGGCCGGTGCTGGCCGCCGGGGATGACACGGGGGTGACCCGGGTGTGGGATCTTGAGGCGGACTGCCTGCTCGGCGTCCCCCTACGGTGGCCGGGCGCCCAGATCCGGGGTGTGGCGTTGCGGGAGCGCGCTGACGAGCGGTGGGCGCTGGCGGTGACCGACATGTGGGGTCACCTGGTCGCTTGGGACCTGGGGCGGGACGCCGCGTGGGACGCGCACCACGCGCGCCTGCTCCGCCAGCCGGTCCCGGCGCACCAGTCCGCGCTCAGCAACCTCGCCATGCTGTGGCTGGATGACGAGCGGCTGGCGCTGGCTTCCGTGACCGTGTTCGGCAAGATCTACCTGTGGTACCCGGCCGACCACGGCGCCCCAAAACCCGTCTCCGGCAGCTTCGGCGTGTCCGGCCAGCGTGCGGCCGAGCCGGGTGACGGCCACCCGCCCCTGGCGCACGCCCTGACCGTGGTCGACCTGCCCCGGTTCGGGCGGGTGCTGATGACCTGCGACGAGGCCGGCCGGATCCGGCTGTTCGACGCGGACACCGGCACCGCGCACGGCGTGTTCACCTCGCACGGCGGACCGTTCAACCAATTGGCCGCGGGACGCACCGGCGACGGCCGCCCGATCCTGGCCGCCAGCGGGGACGGCGCGCAGGTGCAGGTGTGGGACCCGGCCCGCGGGCCGAACTGCCTCCTGCGCATCCGCCACGCCAAGGGCTACATCGCCGGGCTGGCCGTTGCCGAACGGCCGGGGCGGCCGACGGTCATCGTGTCGGCCGACAGCCAGGGGCACGTACGCGTGTCGGATCCCCTGACCGGTAGGGCCGCCCGCCGCGGCTGGCAGCTTCCAAAGGACGCCTGGATCGCGAACCTGGCCGTCGTCTCCCTGCCCGACGGCACGACCGCGGTCATGACCAGCGAACGCTCCGGAGTCCTGCGCACCTGGTCCCTCGACACCGGCAAGCAGATCGCGGAACCGGTCAACGCCGGGTGCGAGCAGAGCCGGCACCTCACCGCGGGCACGCTACCCGCCGGGAAACCGGTCGTGGTGACCTCCGGCCGGCAAAAGACCCTCCAGGCGTGGCTCTTCGAGAACGGGGCCTGGCGGCGCGGCTGGGCGCGCGAACTGCCGGACGACCCTGCCGAAGCCGTGGTCCTCGGCACGCTTTCCGACGGCGACCCGATCCTCTTGTCGGTCCACCACGCCGGGGCCGCGCGGATCTGGGCCGCGGAGTCCGGCGAACTGCTCCACACGATCGAGCTCGGCGCCAGCTTCTCCACCGCCGTGTTCGTCCGCCCCGGCCGGGTCGCCCTGGCCGGTGAGGACAGCGGCGTGCTCACCCTGGACCTGTACCCCGGCCTGGCGGGCCGCTCCGGGTGA
- a CDS encoding SAM-dependent methyltransferase has translation MSGLENRAFLRRAVRFMVNQGIRQIIDIGSGLPTVDNTHEVAQQLVPDTRVVYVDIDPIVLAHGRAILANNEHTTVITADMRRPAEVLDHPETKRLIDFSQPVGVLLIAMVHFISDEERPQIMGYLRDALPSGSYLAATHITGDGKPAEAVQQIRSVYETTSTPLFFRTHAEVARFFEGFELVEPGLVTLDAWRPDPSDPSPADPELAGWAYGGVGRKP, from the coding sequence GTGTCGGGGCTGGAGAACCGGGCGTTCCTGCGCCGGGCGGTGCGGTTCATGGTGAACCAGGGCATCCGGCAGATCATCGACATCGGCTCGGGCCTGCCCACGGTGGACAACACCCACGAGGTGGCCCAGCAGCTCGTCCCGGACACGCGCGTGGTGTACGTGGACATCGACCCGATCGTGCTCGCCCACGGCCGGGCGATCCTGGCGAACAACGAGCACACCACGGTGATCACCGCGGACATGCGCCGCCCGGCCGAGGTGCTCGACCACCCGGAGACGAAACGGCTGATCGACTTCAGCCAGCCGGTCGGCGTGCTGCTGATCGCGATGGTCCATTTCATCTCCGACGAGGAGCGTCCCCAGATCATGGGGTACCTGCGTGACGCCCTGCCGTCTGGCAGCTACCTGGCCGCCACGCATATCACCGGGGACGGCAAGCCCGCCGAAGCGGTGCAGCAGATCCGCAGCGTCTACGAAACCACCTCAACACCGTTGTTCTTCCGGACGCATGCGGAGGTGGCCCGGTTCTTCGAGGGGTTCGAACTGGTCGAGCCCGGTCTGGTGACCCTTGATGCGTGGCGTCCGGACCCCTCCGACCCCAGCCCGGCGGACCCGGAGTTGGCCGGCTGGGCGTACGGCGGGGTCGGCCGCAAGCCTTAG